From the genome of Halostella litorea:
ACAGTCGCCGTCGTTGATGCGCGCGACGACGTCCTCGTCGACATCGACGCCGATCACGTTGCTCGTGACGCCCGCGTACACGACGGCCAGCGGCAGGCCCATCTTGCCGAGCCCGTACACCGCGACCGGCACCTCGCCGTCGACGAACGCGTCGCGGCGCTCCTCCAGCGGCGACCCGACGCCGTACAGCTTCGCCGACTCGTCCTCGCGGAGCTTCACGCCTGATGCACCTCCTGTGGTCGCCCGACGCGGTCCGCGGCGGTGCCGTCGATCCGGTGGGCGATAGACAGCGCCCGGAGGCCGTCCTCGCCGGTGACGACCGGCTCCGCCCCCGTCTCGACGGCCTCGGCGAACGCCGACAGCTCCTTTTTCAGCGGCTCGCCGTTGTCGACGGTCGGCCGCTCGATCACCGTCTCGTTGCGGTAGCGCACGTCGCCGTTCCGCTCGACGTACTCGGGCAGGGAGTGGCGGTGGATGCCGACGGTCTGTTTCATGTAGTCGACGTTCACCTGGCACTCGCGGGCCGTGATGGAGAGCTGTCGGACCCGCTCCTGCGTGACGCGGCTGGCGGTGAGCGTGCCGACGACGCCGTCGTCGAACTGGAGCGACGCCGTCACGTAGGGGTCCTCGGGGGACCGGAAGGCGTCGACGTCGGTCACGTCGCCGTCGACCAGCGACCGCACGACGTCGATGTCGTGGATCATCAGGTCTAGGACGGCGCTGTCGCCGATCTCGCGGTCGACCGGCGGGCCGAGCCGGCGCGCGTCGACGGCGATCACGTCCAGGTCGGGGACGATGTCCTGAACCGTCCGGACCGCGGGATTGAACCGCTCGACGTGGCCGACCTGCAGGGTCAGGCCGGCCTCCCGCGCCGTCGCGATCAGGTCGCGGCCGGCGTCGGGGTCCGCGACGAACGGCTTCTCGACGAGCACGTGCGTGCCGTGGTCCATCGCATCCTTCGCGACGGCGTAGTGGTACTCCGTGGGGACGGTCACCGAGACGGCGTCGGCACCGGTCAGCACGGCCTCCGTCGAGAGGGCGCGGGCGTCGTAGTCGTCGGCGACCGCCTCGGCGCGCTCGGCGTCCTGGTCCGCGACGGCGAACAGTTCGACGTTCGGTAACTCGCGATACACCCGGGCGTGGTGGCGTCCCATACTGCCGACGCCGATGACTCCGGCTCTGATCTCAGACATTGTCGTAGGTGTGGAGGCTGTCGGTGATCCGGCGCAGGTCGTCCGCGTCCAGCCCCGGGTGGACGGGGAGCGACAGCACGGTCCCGGCGGCGCGCTCGGCGTTCGGGGCGTCCGGGTTGGCGTCCGCGTACGCCGGCTGCGCGTGGATCGGGCGGGGGTAGTAGACGGCGGTGTCGACGCCGCGGTCGTCGAGGTGGCTCCGGAGCGCCTCGCGGTCGCCGGTGCGGACCGTGTACTGGTGGAACGCGTGCGTGCGGCCGTCGGGCTCGACGGGGGCGGTCACGCCCTCGACGTCCCGGACCGCGTCGGTCAGGGTGGCCGCGTTGGCGCGCCGCGCGGCGACGTTGTCGGGGAGCTTCGTCAACTGCGCCCGCCCGATGGCCGCGGCGATGCTCGTCATGCGGAAGTTGTGGCCGAGTTCGGCGTGCTCGTACGCGTCCGTCCGGCCGTGGTTGACGAAGCGGGCGGCCCGCTCCGCGACGTCCGCGCGGTCGGTGGTGATCATGCCGCCCTCCCCCGTCGTCATGTTCTTCGTCGGGTAGAAGGAGAAGCAGGCGGCGTCGCCCAGCGAGCCGACCGGCTCGCCGCCGTACTCGGCCCCGTGGGCCTGCGCGGCGTCCTCGACCAGCGCGAGGTCGTGGGCGTCGGCTATCTCGCGGAGCCGGTCCATCTCGGCCGGGAGGCCGTACAGGTGGACCGCGAGGACCGCGTCGACGTCGCGCTCGCGGGCGATCCGCTCGACGTCGTCCGGGTCGAGGTTGTACGTCCGGGGGTCGACGTCGGCGAACACCGGCTCCGCGCCCGCAAAGCGGACCGCGTTGGCGCTCGCGACGAAGGAAAACGGCGTCGTGACGACGCGGTCGCCCTCGCCGATCCCGAGCGCCTCGAAGGCGGCGTGGAGCGCGGTCGTCCCGTTGGAGGTGGCGACCGCGTGCTCCGTCCCGCAGAACTGTGCGAACTCCGACTCGAACTGCCGGACGAGGGGGCCGTCCGCGACGTAGCCGTCGTCGAGCACGTCCGCGACGCGGCGCTTCTCCTCCTCGCCGATGTCGGGGGCCGCGATGGGGATCGAGCTCATGCGATCGCGTTCCCCCCTTCGAGCGCGTCCGGGAGCGGCCGGAACTCGGCCGGGACGCCCACCGCGAGCGTGTCCGGCGGCACGTCCCGGTCGACCACCGCGCCGGCGGCGACGAACGACCCCTCGCCGACGGTGACGCCGGGCAGGATCGTCGCGTTCGCGCCGACCGAGACGCCGTCCTCGATGGTCGGCCCCTCCAGTTCCGTCGCCTGCCGGACCGGGTAGGCGTCGTTCGTGAGCACCGCCCGCGGGCCGAGGAACACGTTGCTCCCGACCGTCGTCTCCGGCGGGACGTACACGCCCGTCTGGACGCTGACGTGCGAGCCGACGTCGACACGACCGTCGACAACGCTGTCGGTGCCGACGACCACGTCGTCGCCGAACGTCGACTCCTCGCGCACGAGGACGCCGTGGCCGGTGACGAACTCGTCGCCGGCGCGGACGTCGGCGTAGACGATGGAGTTGCGGCGGACGACCCCGTCGTCGCCAAGCACCGTCGGCCCGGGGTCGTCGCGGTAGTCGTAGCCGACGGTCGCGCCGTCGTCGATCCGCGTCCCCTCACCGGTCACGACCTCGGCCATGCGATCACCTCCGTGGGGGACCGGCCGCCCGCGGGGGGCGGGCGCTGTTCGGACACTCCGTTGCAGGTTTGTGACGTGTACTGGGGGATTTCCGCCCAGCGACCCTGTGCAAGCGGCATGAAAGGCTACTCCCTGCTTATGAGGCGGCGGTCTTTGTTATTGAGCGCCTTTCCCCCGGGTATGAGCGCCCTTCAGCCCGCCCGCCGGCGGTAAGCGGCTCGCGGAGCCGGCGCGAGCGCTCGCGCCGATCCCGCGGGCGGCGGGGCCGTATACCGTTGTTACCGTGACTGTAACCACTATGTAACAAAGTGATGATACCGGGATACCACGCTCTAGAAGTCTTCGAACGGGTAGGTGGCAACTCAAGCGACGACAAACCGCGCCCAATTAATGTCTCAATCCGACACAAGCGAACTCTCGCAGGACATCGTGTTCGACCTCCTCAGCAGCCCCAGACGCAGGTTCGTCCTGTACTACCTGCGCCGGGAAGACGAGCCGGTCGAACTGCGGCAGCTGGCCGACGAGGTGGCCGCGTGGGAAAACGACATGCGCGTCGAGGAGCTCACGAGTCAACAACGGAAGCGAGTGTACGTCTCGCTGTACCAGACACACGTCCCGAAACTCGACGAGGCGGGGATCGTCGAGTACGACCAGGACAGCGGCATGGTCGGGCTCGCCTCCCGCGCCGACGAGCTGGGGAGCTACCTCGGCACGGACGAGTCCGACCAGCCCTGGCAGATGTACTACCTCGCGATCGCCGTCGCCGGCGCGGTGCTGTACGCGCTGGTCGC
Proteins encoded in this window:
- a CDS encoding Gfo/Idh/MocA family protein is translated as MSEIRAGVIGVGSMGRHHARVYRELPNVELFAVADQDAERAEAVADDYDARALSTEAVLTGADAVSVTVPTEYHYAVAKDAMDHGTHVLVEKPFVADPDAGRDLIATAREAGLTLQVGHVERFNPAVRTVQDIVPDLDVIAVDARRLGPPVDREIGDSAVLDLMIHDIDVVRSLVDGDVTDVDAFRSPEDPYVTASLQFDDGVVGTLTASRVTQERVRQLSITARECQVNVDYMKQTVGIHRHSLPEYVERNGDVRYRNETVIERPTVDNGEPLKKELSAFAEAVETGAEPVVTGEDGLRALSIAHRIDGTAADRVGRPQEVHQA
- a CDS encoding DegT/DnrJ/EryC1/StrS family aminotransferase, producing the protein MSSIPIAAPDIGEEEKRRVADVLDDGYVADGPLVRQFESEFAQFCGTEHAVATSNGTTALHAAFEALGIGEGDRVVTTPFSFVASANAVRFAGAEPVFADVDPRTYNLDPDDVERIARERDVDAVLAVHLYGLPAEMDRLREIADAHDLALVEDAAQAHGAEYGGEPVGSLGDAACFSFYPTKNMTTGEGGMITTDRADVAERAARFVNHGRTDAYEHAELGHNFRMTSIAAAIGRAQLTKLPDNVAARRANAATLTDAVRDVEGVTAPVEPDGRTHAFHQYTVRTGDREALRSHLDDRGVDTAVYYPRPIHAQPAYADANPDAPNAERAAGTVLSLPVHPGLDADDLRRITDSLHTYDNV
- a CDS encoding acyltransferase, giving the protein MAEVVTGEGTRIDDGATVGYDYRDDPGPTVLGDDGVVRRNSIVYADVRAGDEFVTGHGVLVREESTFGDDVVVGTDSVVDGRVDVGSHVSVQTGVYVPPETTVGSNVFLGPRAVLTNDAYPVRQATELEGPTIEDGVSVGANATILPGVTVGEGSFVAAGAVVDRDVPPDTLAVGVPAEFRPLPDALEGGNAIA
- a CDS encoding DUF7344 domain-containing protein, which encodes MSQSDTSELSQDIVFDLLSSPRRRFVLYYLRREDEPVELRQLADEVAAWENDMRVEELTSQQRKRVYVSLYQTHVPKLDEAGIVEYDQDSGMVGLASRADELGSYLGTDESDQPWQMYYLAIAVAGAVLYALVAFDVSAFAGVPEDLAFLAIIVAFGLAAVAHYLYNRFREPEIDADLVNVNR